One Anaerohalosphaeraceae bacterium genomic window, CGGCCAGGGCGACGCCGTAAATGTGAATGGGGAAGGCCGGGTCGGCTACGACAGCCGTATCACCCGGGCCGAGCATCGCCAGACACATATGGCTGAAGCCCTCTTTGGAGCCGATGCATGCGAGGACCTCGGTTTCCGGGTCGAGGGAGACGTTCCATTTCCGTTCGTATTTGAGGGCCATCTCGCGGCGGAGATTGAAAATGCCCTTGGAGGCGCTGTAACGGTGGTTGCGCGGGTCGCGGGCGGCCTCGCAGAGTTTGTCGATAACCAGATCCGGCGCCCCGTCCATCGGGTTGCCCATTCCGAGGTCGATGATGTCGATGTCCTGTCGGCGTTTTTCGAGCTTGAGGGCGTTCAGGCGTCCAAACAGATACGGCGGCAGCCGTTTGATTCTCGAAGACGGTTCAATCACAAATTCGCTCATGGCTGATATCCATCATTAAGAAGATTCTTTTTATTCCGATGACTCCAGTTTAACCGATTCCTCGGCCCTTGTAAACCATCGGCATACCAGAAGAGAAAGGTTTGATTTTTCGGTTTGCCGGTGCAGAAAATCTGTATAGAATGTCCGAAACTTACAGGTCTTGTCGGATTGGTATTGAATACAGGAAAGGCAGGGCTGTGCTGTGAAGCGGACGGTTTTGTATGATTGCCATCTGGAATGCGGGGGGCGTCTGGTGGACTTTGCCGGCTGGCATATGCCGGTACAGTACCAGAAGGGGATCCTGCAGGAACATTTGGAGACGCGGCGCTCGGCCGGTTTGTTTGATGTCTCTCATATGGGGCGTTTTGAAATCATGGGCCGACGAGCGCTGGAGCTTTTGCGATGGGTTCTGACCAACGATGCGGCGGCTTTGCCGGTCGGTCGGGCTCATTATACCCTGCTGGCGGATGAGACAGGCGGGGCGATTGATGATGCCTATCTGTATCGTTTTTTGCCGGAACAGTGGATTCTGGTTGTCAATGCGGCTAATACCTATAAGGACTGGGAATATTTGCGGCGAAAGGCCGGGGAAATGGGCGGGGGGATTCAGATGAAAAATATCAGTGAGGAGCTGGCTATGATGGCCCTTCAGGGTCCCCAATCTGAATCCCTTCTTTGGGGGATGATAGAAGGGGGGCAGCTGCCGGAGCCGAAGCGAAATGCCTTGGGGGCGGTTCGAATTGCGGGTTGCGAAGTGCTTGTGGGAAGGACGGGTTATACAGGGGAACCGGTCTGTTTTGAATTGTTTGTTCCTGCGAAAGCGGCGGAGAGGCTCTGGTGTCTGTTTTTAGAGAGGGGAGCTTGTCCGGTGGGATTAGGGGCACGGGATACGCTTCGGCTGGAGGCGTCTTTGCCGCTGTATGGTCATGAATACGGCCGGGATGTGACGGGGCGGGAGATTCCGATTCTGGCTTGTCCGGCGGCGAAGGTCGGGGTGAACTTAAAAGACCCGGAACGTCGCTTTATCGGTCGGGATGCCCTCGAGGAGCAAAGCCGCACTTTGAAAAAAGGAATTTGTGCGTTTCGTGTTCTCGGCAAGGGGGTTGTACGGGCCGGTGCAGTGGTTTTTCAGGGACTGCGGGAAATCGGGCGGGTCACGAGCGGCACGGTGGTGCCGTACTGGGTGCCGCGTGCGGTGTCCTGCCCGCATCACTGCGGTCATGGAGCGGGATGGGAAGCCCATTTTTCCGGTCAAACGGCACAGCGTGCCATCGGTCTGGCGATGCTCGAAGGGCCGCTGGGGGCGGGGGCTTTGATTGAGATTGACCTGCGGGGGCGTCGGGTCGAGGCGGAGGTTGTAAAAAGAAATCTTGACAATTCCTGCGGGCCGATTACGTTTGCGGTGGTGTAAAGAACGACGATATTTTTGATTTGATATCGGAGGTTTGCAGAATGATTGACCCGGAAGCCAGATACTTAAGGACCCATGAGTGGGCCAAAGACGAAGGCAGGGGAATCTTTGCCGTCGGATTGAGCAGTTACGCCCTCGAACAGCTGGGGGATATTGTTTATTTGGAACTGCCGGAGGAGGGAGATACGGTGGAGCAGGGCGGGACGTTCGGGGTTGTAGAATCCGTCAAGGCGGCTTCCGATTTGTATGCCCCCCTAGGCGGGGAGATTGTCGAGGTCAATCAGGCCGCGGTGGATAATCCGGATATGCTCAAGGAGGATCCCTACGAGGAGGGCTGGCTGATTAAAATTAAGGCCTCCAATCCGTCTGAATTTGAGGACTTAATGGATGCCAAGGAGTACAAGCAGTTTTTGGAGACGGAAGCGGAGTAGCTGCAGTTTTTAACAAATCTTTTTGCCCCTTTTTTTGAGGACAGGATGCCTTACATTTCCCATACGGACCAGCAGCGGGCTCAAATGCTCGCGGAGATTGGACTGAAACCGGAGGATTTGTTTTCCGATATACCGCCGGCGCTGTGGTGCAGGCCGCTGAATCTGCCGGAGGGCTTAAGCGAGCAGGAGGTGCGCAGCCGTCTGGCAGCGATTGCCTCCAAGAATTATATCCATCTGACCTGTTTTCTGGGCGGGGGGTTTTATGACCATTTCATTCCGGCGGCGGTGTATGCCCTGACAAGCCGAAGCGAGTTTTACACGGCCTATACGCCGTATCAGCCGGAGGTCTCGCAGGGGACGCTTCAGGCGATTTATGAGTTTCAGTCCGTCATCTGCCGGCTGACGGAGATGGAGGCGTCGAATGCATCGCTGTACGACGGGGGAACGGCGCTGTATGAGGCGATGATGATGGCGCTGCGGCTGACGCGCCGCAACAAGGTGATTGTGGATGATTCGGTCAATCCGATTTATCGGGTGATGCTGCATTCCTATACGCGAAACCTGAAGATTGAGCTGACGGAAACGGAAAATGCCGGCGGACTGGCCAATCGGGAGGCGATACGCAGGGCCCTCGATGAGCAGACCGCTGCGGTGATTGTGCAGAATCCGAACTTTTTCGGGTGCATCGATGATTTTACGGATTTGGCCGAGGCGGCCCATTCGAAAGGGGCGCTGCTGATTGTCTCGTGTTATCCGATTTCGCTGGGGATTCTGAAGGCCCCCGGGGCGATGGGGGCGGATATTGTGACAGGGGAGGGACAAAGTCTGGGGCTGCCGATGTGCTTCGGGGGGCCGTATCTGGGCTTTATGGCGACGCGGAAGGAGTATGTGCGTCAGATGCCCGGGCGGATTGTGGGGCAAACCGTCGATGCCCAGGGTCGGCGCGGATTTGTGCTGACGCTTCAGGCGAGGGAACAGCATATTCGCCGCGACAAGGCGACGTCCAATATTTGCTCCAATGAGGCGCTCTGTGCCCTGACGGCGCTGGTGTATTTGTGTCTGCTGGGCAAGGAGGGGCTGCGGGAGACGGCGCAGCTGTGTGCGGACAAGGCCAGTTATGCCTATCAGCGGCTGACGGCGATTCCCGGGGTGCGGCCGCATTTTCCGGCGCAGTGGTTTTTTAATGAGATGGTGCTGGATTTGCCCTGCGAGGCGGCGGAGGCGGCTGCCAAACTGATTGAGCGGGGCTATGCGGCGGGTTTTCCCCTGAGCCGCTATTACAAGGGGATGAACAATTCGCTGCTGATTGCCGTGACGGAAAAGCGCACCAAACAGGAAATCGGAATGCTGGCGGAGGAGCTGGAGGCAATTTTATAAACCGCTGCGGCATAAAAAGGAAAGAAAAAGCGATGAAGCTTGTGTTTGAAAAAAGTGCGGCGGGGCGGCGGGGCCTGCGGATTCCGAAATCGGATGTGCCGACGAGCATCCATTTGAAGAAGGAATATCTGCGGGCGCAGCCGGCGGCGCTGCCGGAACTGTCGGAACTGGATGTGGTGCGGCATTTTACGGAACTGTCACGGCGCAATTACGGCGTGGATACGAATTTTTATCCGCTGGGCTCGTGCACGATGAAATACAACCCGAAGGTCTGCGAGCGGATTGCGTCGTATCCGGGCTTTGCGCATCTGCACCCGCTTCTGCCGCAGCTGCGGGGCGGCGGAATGCTCACGCAGGGGGCGCTGGAGGTGCTGTATGAGACGGACCTGATGCTGCGGGAAATCTGCGGGATGGCGGCTTTTACGATGCAGCCGATGGCCGGCGCGCACGGAGAGCTGACGGGAATTATGATGATGGCGGCCTACCACCGCGACCGCGGCAATCACAAGACCACGGTGCTGGTGCCGGACAGTGCCCACGGGACGAATCCGGCCAGTGCGGCGATTGCGGGTTATACAGTCAAGACCGTGCCCAGCGACGAGCACGGCTGTATGTCGCTGTCGGCCCTGAAAGCGATGCTGAACGAAGAGACGGCGGGCATTATGCTCACCTGTCCGAATACGCTGGGGCTGTTTAATCCCCATGTCAAGGAGATTTGCGAGCTGGTGCATTCGGTGGACGGGCTGGCTTATTATGACGGGGCGAATCTGAATGCGATTGTCGGCAAGGTGCGGCCGGGGGATTTGGGCTTTGATATTGTGCATGTGAATCTGCACAAGACCTTTGCCACGCCGCACGGCGGAGGCGGCCCCGGTGCCGGTCCGGTCGGCGTCGCGGAAAAACTGGTTGATTATCTGCCGGTCTCGGTGGTGGTTAAGCGCGAAGACGGAACGTATGCGCTGGAGTACAATCGCCCCAAGTCAATCGGCTATATCGCACCGTTTTACGGCAATTTCGGGGTCATTCTGCGGGCGTATGTGTATCTGCTGATGCTGGGCCGGGAAGGGCTGGAGCGGGTGGCGGAAAATGCCGTGCTGAATGCCAACTATATTCAGGAAAAACTCAAGGCATATTATGACGTGCCGCATCCGGGCATCTGCAAGCACGAGTGTGTTTTGAGTGCAGCCCGGCAGGTCAAAGAAAGCGGCATCCATGCCCTCGATATCGCCAAGGCGCTGATTGATGCGGGCTTTCATCCGCCGACGATGTATTTCCCGACGATTGTGAAAGAATCGCTGATGATTGAGCCGACGGAGTGCGAAAGCAAAGAGACGCTGGATGCGTTTATCGAGGCGATGATTGCGATTGCCCAAAAGGCCCGAACGGAGCCGGAGACCCTCAGGGCCGCTCCGATAACAACGCCGGTCGGACGGCTGGATGAGACCAAGGCGGCCCGGGAGCTGAATATCGCCTGTCTGTAGGAAAAGACCAAAGAAACAACGGGCACAGCAACGGTCTATTTTTTGCCGGTCGGCAGGGGCGGTTTTTCAGAACCGAGCAGGGTAGCCAGCCACTGGGTGTCCGGGCGGCTCTGAAGGATGATTTTGACCAGCATTGTCAGCGGGACTGCCAGCAGCATCCCGAAGGGGCCCAGAATCCACCCCCAGAAAACCAGAGACAGGAACACCACCAGCACGGACAGCCCCAGGTGCTTGCCGAGGGTTCGCGGTTCAATAAAATTGCCGATGACCACATTGATCACCAAATAACCGAGCGCTGTCAGCAGGGCGGTACCGGGGCCGAGCTGAAGGAGGGCCATCAGAACAGCAGGCACCGCGGCCACCAGAGAGCCGATGGTTGGGACAAAATTCAGCAAAAAGGCGATCAGGCCCCATAAGACGGCATAATTGACCTTCATCACAATCAGCCAGATGGTAATCAGCAGGCCGGTCAGGAGACTGATGGCGGTTTTGATGGCCAGGTAGCGTTTGACGTCATCGGCCATTCGGGCAAGGTTTTCAAAGGTCTGGGGCGACTGCTGCATGGCGGCACGGATTTTGTCCGGCAGAATCGAAGCCTCCAGCAGGATAAAAACCGTTGTCAGGAAGATGAGAAAGCCGTTGGTCAGGATGCTGCCCAGCTGAGACAGCAGGTCTTTGAGGATGTTTACGATTTCATCCGGATGGATATAACGCTGGATGGAATTTTGAATGAGTCGGAGGATTTCATTGACTTTTTCTTCGGCTCGTCGGCCGATGGATTCTTCGCCGGTGGCGCTGTCTGGGAAGGTGGGGGCCGAGGGCGAAAACCACTCCGTCCATTCCACGATGGTTTTCTGGAGATTTTTTTCGAATTCCGGCAGGGCGCGGGTAAAGTCGGCGATGGTAGCGGCCAGCAAAGCCCCCAGAAGCAGACCGACAATCAGGATGACGAGGGAGATTATCAGCACGGCAATGCCGGTGGAAATCCGTTTTTTCTGAAGCCAGAAAAGGGCCGGTGTGGCAATGATGGCCAGAAAAACAGCCATCAGAAAGGGCACAATAATGGAGACAGCCGCCCGCAGACCCGCAATGATAATCACAAGGGCTGCCAGGGGGATGAGAATCTGCGAGACGGTGGAAGGGCCGGACGAACCGGCGGGAGTCGGATGCGAAGACGGCTGTGCTGTCATACCCGGGTTTCCTCAGTTGTTCCTGAATGATTGTTTGGAGGTGAAAATAGCCGCCCCCGTCGGGTCTGTCAAGGCCGTTTCGCGCACGCGGCGTCCCTTGACGGGGCGGGCGGGGGTGGTATAATCCCCGTTCCTGAGTCAATTTTTAACGATGTTCGGCGAAATGGAGCGGATTGTGCCGGTTCAGAAAAAAAGCAGAAAGCAGAAAATATCGGAAGGGGCGGATTGCCGCGACTGCAGGGGTCTGTGCTGTCGGTATTTTGCCCTGCCCATTGATACGCCCAAAACCTGGAAGGATTATGATGACATCCGCTGGTATCTGAGTCATCGCGGGGTTTCGGTTTTTGTGGAAAAGGGGGATTGGTACCTTCAGGTAGACAATCGCTGCAAATACCTGGACCGGAATCATCGGTGCCGTCAGTATCCGCTGCGCCCGCGCATCTGCCGAACATACCATACGCGAAACTGTGAAAAAACCAGCAGTGAGTATGGGTATAAACTGCATTTTCTCAATGACGAACAGATGATTGAGTATATGCAGAAGCGTTTCGGGGCTGATGTGCTGGAACGGCTTGAGAAGATAGAAACAGACAAAAAGAAAGCCAAAAAATCTGTTCGGCGAAAGGGGCGCTCGTGAAGATACCGCCGGTCAAAGGGACACGGGATTTTTATCCGCCGCAGATGGCGGTTCGGAATTTTATCGTTGAGGGGTGGAAGGCGGCCTCCCGCCGAAGCGGGTTTGAAGAGTACGACGGCCCGATTTTCGAATATCTTTCGATGTATCAAATCAAAAGCGGCGAGGAAATCGTTGAGCAGCTGTTTTCACTGACGGACCGGGGCGGTCGGCAGTTGGCGATTCGTCCGGAGATGACGCCCACGCTGGCCCGAATGGTCAATCAGCAGATTCATACGCTGCCGCGTCCGATCAAATGGTTTTCCGTGCCGCGGCTTTGCCGGGCGGAGCGACCCCAGAAGGGGCGTCTGCGGGAGTTTTTCCAGTGGAATCTGGATATTGTCGGGGCGGACGATGTGCTGGCGGATGCGGAGGTCATCTTCTGTGCGGTGGATTATCTTCGCTCCACAGGGCTGACGGCGCAGGATATTGTGGTACGGCTCTCAAGCCGGCGGCTGCTGGCGGCTCTGCTGGAGGAAGCGGGGGCGTCGGAAGAGCAGCTGGCGGCCATTTATGGGGTGTTGGATAAGAAAGCCAAGGTGCCGGCGGAGGCGTTTGAAGCGATGCTTCAGGAGGCGGTGCCGTCGGACCAGACACGCGGACGCATTCTTCAGGTCATGAACAGCCGAAGTCTGGATGAACTGGAGCCGAAAACCTCTGAAGGCAAGGACGCAATGGAGGAGCTGCGCCGGCTGTTTTCGCTGCTGGACCTGATGGGAATCGGCGAGTACGTCCAGTTTGATATTGGAGTGGTTCGGGGACTGGCATATTATACCGGCGTGGTGTACGAGATTTATGACCGGGGGGCCTCGCTGCGGGCGATTTGCGGAGGCGGCCGGTATGATAATCTGCTCAAAGATTTCGGAGGACCGGCCGTATCGGCGACGGGAATGGGGATGGGCGATTGTGTTCTCGAGATTCTCCTGCGGGAAAAGGGACTTTTGAAGGACGAGAATCTGCCGACCCGCCGGCTGGATTATTATGTGGTGTTTGCCGGGGAGCAGTGGGCCTCAGAAGCGGTGCGGCTGGCGGCGCAGATTCGTCTGGCGGGCTGGGCCTGTGATTTCAGTTATAAAGGCGGGAATCTGGGCAAGCAGCTCAAGCAGGCCGACCAGTCCGGTGCCGAACGGGCGGTGATTTTGGGTCAGGAGTACACCGCCGGAAAGTTGGTAGTCAAAGAAATGAAAAGCGGCCGACAGGAAGAGGTCAGCACAGACGAGTTTCTCGCTTCCCTGAAGCGGATGTAATCCGCTCTCTTTTTACCATTTTTTGAAGACGAAAAACACCGCCCCGATAATCAGGGCAAAACCGACGAGGTAATTCCACTTGAGGGGTTCTTTAAGATAGAGGATGGAAAAGGCGCAAAAAACCAGCAGGGTAATCACTTCCTGAATGGTTTTTAACTGGGCGGCGGTGAAGATGCCGTGTCCGATACGATTGGCCGGCACCTGGAAGCAGTATTCAAGGAAGGCAATCAGCCAGCTGCACAAAATCACAATCAATATCGGTTTGTCTTTGAATTTCAGATGCCCGTACCAGGCGAAGGTCATAAAAATATTCGAAATCGTCAGAAGGAGTATCGTTTTCATTTCGTTTCCCTTTGTTGAATCCGTTTTTTTGATTGAGGTGGTGAATTATACAGAGAAAAGAGGTCCGATTGTCAATTGTATTTTGCCGGAAGATGAGGTATGTTTTTGTCGGATGATGGAAATCGGAAGGAGGTCCGGGAGCGAATGGAATCTCCGAATGTCTATGAAGCGGCATTTGAAGCCTGGCTGGCGGAGCGGAAAATTTCATATCGGTCCATACCGCAGGGACGTCGGAGAGAACCGGAGAGGCCGAAAAAACGGTTTGATTATCTGCTTTGTCCCGAAAGTTCCGTGCCGATTCTTGCGGAAGTGAAGGGGCGGACATTTGAAGGGCAGTCGCTGGTCGGACGGCGCGGACTGGACGGCTGGACGACACGGCTGGATTTGCAGGGGTTGCAGCAGTGGGAGGATATGTTTGTCCGGTATTATCCGGGCTGCCGGGCGGTTTTTGTATTTGTTTTTTGTTTGAAACAGCCGGATGTGGACGCGGACGGCCTGGAGGTTTTTGTGCACAACGGGAGACGTTTTGTCTTTTTGGCTGTTGAGGCAGGCGTTTATCGTGCCTGTGCAATCCAGCGCAGTCCAAAATGGAGGACGGTTACCTTAAAAGCGGAGGATTTTCGAAGGTGTACCGTCCCGCTTGAAGTGTATTTGGAGACAATTTGGAATGAATCAGGTGATTAAATCACATGCAGAGTATATTTTGTCCGGCGGAATGCTGAATCGTCAGCAGGCCTATGAGTTAGCCCAGGCGGGACAAACGGATTTTGAAGACCTCCTGTATTGGGCGGACCGGATTCGGCGGCATTTTTTCGGAGAAACGGTGCATCTTTGTTCCATTGTGCCGGGGCGGCTGGGCGGATGCAGTCAGGATTGTGCGTTTTGTGCGCAATCCGTTCATTATGATACAGCGGTGGACAAAAAGCCGCGTCTGCTGACGGAGGAAGAGATTGTCTCGGCGGCGGCCCAGGCCAAGGCCGGCCGGGTCAATCATTTCGGAATCGTAACCAGCGGCCGTTCGGTTCCGGCAGAGGAATTGGAGCGGCTGGAGAGGATTATCCGCCGACTCCGTCAGGAGTTCGGGATTCGGGTCTGTGCGGCGCTGGGAATCCTCGATGAAGAGGCAATGAGGCGGCTGGCTGCGGCGGGCGTGGAGCGATACAACCATAATTTGGAGACGTCCGAGAGGCATTTTCCGAATATTGTAAAGACTCATCGATACGAGGAGCGGGTTGCGACGATTCGGGCCGCTCTGAAGGCGGGGCTGAAGGTCTGTGCGGGCGGCATTTTCGGCATTGGAGAGACACTCGAAGACCGGATTGATATGGCGATGGAACTGCGGGCTCTGGGGGTGGATATGGTGCCGCTGAACTTTCTGCATCCAATCCCTGGGACACCGCTGGGGACGATGCCGCCCCTGGCTCCTCGGGAGATTCTTCAGATTGTTGCCCTATATCGGTTTCTTCTCCCGCAGACGCATTTAAAGGTGGCGGGGGGACGTGTGAAGAACCTGCGGGATTTGCAAAGCTGGATATTCCGGGCAGGCTGTACGAGCATCATCAGCGGCAATTACCTGACCACGGCGGGCCGGGCGGTCGAAGAAGACAAACAAATGATTATCGATTTGGGACTGCGGCCGTCTGCGTGCTGCTGAAAAAGCCGTTTTTTAGTGCAGGACGGAGCAGCAGTCCTGAATCAATTTGACGGCCTGGTCCACATCCGTCGGGTTGGTGAGGACGGCGTCGAATCCTTTTTTCTTGAGGGCGGCGGTTTCGTTTTCGTTCAGCCCGGAAGCGACGGCGATGATTTTGGTGTACTGCAGGTCCTGATGCTGGCGGACGTAGGTGCAGAGCTGCTGGGGGTTGACGGCGTTGGACATCAGGTTTACCAGGATGATCTGAGGTTTGAATTTTTCTGCTAAAAGACCTGCGTCAAAACTGTTGTGCGCACAAATTGCCTCAAAACTGCCTTTCATTTGAAGTGTCTCGGCAAATTGGCGGCTTTTTTCCGGACAGGAGTCGATAATCAAGACCTTCATTTGCCCCTTTTCGAGGGCGTCCGTCGGCATATTATGGGCTTTCATAAAGCGGATAAGCTCGCTGGTCGGGATACGGCGGTCACGGGAACCGGGGATACGATATCCTTTCAATTGTCCGGAATCAAACCATTTGGTGACGGTGCGAGGGGCCACGTTGCACAGTTTGGCTACCTCTCCTGTGGTCAGAACATCTTTTTTCTTCATCGTTCAAATCCTGCAAGAGTCGGCTTTCTGCCGCAAATAGTTTGATGTAGTGGCTGGACAGCGGTTATCCAGCCGTGATTTACATCGGATTAAGGTTTTCCTCGTTTAACGGCCTTCTTCAAAAAATGAAGATTTTTTCGTTTTTTCGCCTGTTTGAAGGGCTCATCTGAAAGGCAGGTCCGATAAAAATCCAGATATACCCGAGATGTTTTGTTCTGTTGTTTTTTGAAGGAAACTTTTGAGTATTGTCAAGAAATTGTTCGTATAGGGGTATAAAGAAGCAGGGACGTTTTGAGAATCCCTTTTAATCGAAAGGTTTCGGCTTGACCGATAAGAAAAGTAAGGATATGATTCAGCCAGCTATAAGTTCTTATTAAAATGAAGCGGATGGGAAGTAAGCCCTGATAAAAGATGGGCGAAGTCGAAAACGGCAACTTGGCAGATGGTTGGCAGAGCTTCATGAACATCGTTTTCTGTCGGCGGGGCGAAAGGCGTTGGATATTTCAAGGGACGCCAAGTCCAAAATCCGTCAGAGGCGGTGAATGGGACGAATTTGGAATTTGTGGATAATCAAACATCAGTGAGAGGGCAGGCAGGAGGCCGGCCGACAATGACAGACAAGACAAAAAGATTCATCGCTCTTCAATCAGCCCCCGGAGATTCCCCGGGCGGAGAAAGCGAGATGGTCTGACGGTCTTTTTGCACACGTAAGTCCACAAGTTTCCTGATTTTGTGCCTTTCTGAGGTTCCCCCCTTCTAAGGTGCCGGTCGTGGTGTGCGCCCAATGAACGATAAACGGTAGCCTTGAAAGGTGCAAACTATGGAAGTGTTGATGGCCATTAACACAGCGTCTTGGATTGTGGGCATTTTACTGGGGGGAGGGATAGGTCTTGCGGTTTCCATTCTTGTTGGTTTTACCATATCCAAAATCCGTCTTAAAGAAGCAGAAAAAGACATTCAGGGTCGTCTTGAAACAGCCCGCCGGGAAGCCGAGACGATTCTGAAGGAAGCCCGTCTGGATGCTGCCAGTGAGTTTATCCGAAAGCGGGAAGAGTTTACCAATGAAGTGGCGGCCAAAGAGGCCCAAATCCAGAAGCAGGAACTTCAGCTGGAAAAGATGAAGGATGCTCTGGAGCGGCAGCAGGAACAGATTGAGCAGCGGGACAGGCAGTTAAAGAACCTTGAAAAAGACCTTCAGCGAAAGATTGAAAGTGTAGACAATAAAAACCGGGAATTGTCCGCTTTGCTTGTCCAGCAGAAAAATCAGCTGCTGAAGATTTCCGGAATGACGGTGGAAGAGGCCAAGAATCTGCTGCTGCAGGAGCTCGAGGAGGAATGTGAGAAGGAGATGAGCGAGCTGATCAGCCGCAAGGTCGCCCAGGCGGAGGAACAGGCGGAGGAAAAGGCCAAAGAGATTATTAACCTGGCCATCCAGCGATATGCCGCCGAGCAGACCTGCGAGGTGAGTGTTTCAATGGTGGATATCCCGAATGATGAAATGAAAGGCCGGATTATCGGACGTGAAGGACGGAATATTCGAGCGTTCGAGAAGGCCACCGGGGTGGATGTGATTGTGGACGACACCCCGGGGGTGATTGTGGTCAGCGGGTTTAATCCGATTCGCCGCGAGGTGGCCCGGCTGAGTATGGAGCGGCTGATTCAGGACGGGCGGATTCATCCAACGCGGATTGAAGAGATTGTGGCTCAGACGAAAAAGGATGTGCATCAGCGGGTCATCCAGCTGGGCAAGGAGGCGGCGGAAGAGGTCGATGTCCGCGGGCTGAACAACAAGATTATCGGGATGCTCGGGGCCCTGCACTACCGCACCAGTTACGGGCAGAATGTGCTGCGGCACAGCGTCGAGGTGGCTTTTCTGGCGCAGGTGATGGCGGATGAACTGGGGCTGGACGGTTCGCTGGCCAAGCGGGCGGGTCTGCTGCACGATATCGGCAAGGCAATGGACCGGGAGATTGAAGGCGGGCATCCGTCGATTGGAGCCAACTACCTGCGTCGGTTTAAGGAATCTCCGATTGTGCTGAATGCCGTTGAGGCGCACCACGGGGATATTCCGGCGGACAATCCTTATACGCCGCTGATTGCGGCGGCGGATGCCATCAGTGCATCCCGGCCCGGTGCCCGCCGGGAAACCCTCGAGCGGTATATCAAACGGCTGGAAAAGCTGGAGGAAATCGCTCGCAGCTTTGAAGGCGTGGAAGGTTGCTATGCGATTCAGGCGGGCCGTGAAGTGCGTGTGATTGTCAATGCAGAGAAGGTCAGCGATGATGCGGCCATGAAGACGGCACGGGACATCGCCAAGAAGATTGAGGAAGAGATGACCTATCCGGGCGAGATTAAAGTGACGCTGCTGCGGGAGGTTCGGTGCATTGAGTACGCCCGATAGCAGGGCTGAGCCGGTCCGGAGCAGAGCGGTTTGCGGAAAGTGAGCGGATTGTGAAGATTAAAGTGCTTTGTATCGGAGATATTGTAGGCCGTCCGGGCCGGCGGATTTTGTCCTCTCAGCTTCCGCTGCTGGTGCGGCAGCATCAGGTCGATGCGGTGATTGCCAATGCGGAGAATGCGGCGGGCGGTTCCGGGCTGACCCCGCAGATTTATGAGAAACTGGGCCGCTACGGGGTGCATCTGATTACGCTGGGGGACCATTGCTATCGAAAGAAAGAGATTTTGCCGATTCTGGAAAGCGGAGGCAATATTGTCCGTCCGGCCAATCTGTCCCCGGCCGCGGCGGGGAAGGATTTTGCCGTCTATCAGACCTCCAAAGGAGTCTGCGTCGGTGTGGTGACGCTGATGGGGCGGATTTTTATGAAACCGGCGGACTGCCCCTATGCCAAGATTGATTCTCTTCTGCCTCGGCTGGCGCAGCAGGCGGAAGTGATTTTTGTGGAAATGCATGCGGAGGCTACCAGCGAAAAGGCGGCGATGGCGTATTATCTGGACGGCAAGGTCAGCTGCGTGTTTGGTACGCA contains:
- a CDS encoding TIGR00282 family metallophosphoesterase → MKIKVLCIGDIVGRPGRRILSSQLPLLVRQHQVDAVIANAENAAGGSGLTPQIYEKLGRYGVHLITLGDHCYRKKEILPILESGGNIVRPANLSPAAAGKDFAVYQTSKGVCVGVVTLMGRIFMKPADCPYAKIDSLLPRLAQQAEVIFVEMHAEATSEKAAMAYYLDGKVSCVFGTHTHVVTADERILPGGTAFITDIGMTGAHDSVLGRKSECVIRAFRTQMPYPFELACGDVRMSAILVTVDSHTRRAESIERIQVREETADEMIYDSDDGKPDSANGFMS